One region of Verrucomicrobiia bacterium genomic DNA includes:
- the ftsA gene encoding cell division protein FtsA, with product MFDPEHILVGLEIGTSKICVAVGEVHESGELTITGFGQARSRGVVKGEVIESDTAGEDIREALAQAEDMADVEIESVYLAVTGNHIRALNIRGVHSIPTVDREITVEDVREALENAKGNNCPPGYEVVDSVRQDFCVDQQAVYDNPVGVIGSRVEASMHVIQGNSRRLERSRRALEGSTPVRVEKAVFSGLASALAVLTTEQKDAGAVVLDVGGGTAEYALFHKGLLRHSGVLAVGGDHVTNDIAQGLDIPLSLAEELKVNFGSVGSGPSDGPAEHALAGIQGLPGRRVDLQRLRRIMALRWEETLDWIVRDLSETLWLPQARAGVFLCGGGSRTRGLDALVRRMFQLPVSRGQIRNVSGPTAVLENPEFSTAIGLVRYGAMRALRQPRRWNFPLLRVLSPRLRRKN from the coding sequence ATGTTTGATCCGGAACACATCCTGGTGGGCCTGGAGATCGGCACCTCCAAAATCTGCGTTGCCGTCGGCGAGGTCCACGAATCCGGGGAGTTGACCATCACCGGATTCGGCCAGGCGCGTTCGCGCGGTGTGGTCAAGGGGGAGGTCATCGAGTCCGACACGGCCGGTGAGGACATTCGGGAGGCGCTGGCCCAGGCCGAGGACATGGCCGACGTCGAGATTGAGTCCGTCTATCTTGCGGTCACCGGCAACCACATCCGCGCCCTCAACATTCGCGGGGTCCACTCGATCCCCACCGTGGACCGCGAGATCACGGTCGAGGATGTCCGTGAGGCTCTCGAGAATGCCAAGGGCAACAACTGTCCTCCGGGATATGAGGTCGTGGACAGTGTCCGGCAGGATTTCTGCGTGGACCAGCAGGCGGTGTACGACAACCCGGTGGGGGTGATCGGCTCCCGGGTGGAGGCGAGCATGCATGTGATCCAGGGCAATTCACGGCGCCTTGAGCGATCGCGGAGAGCCCTGGAGGGGTCCACCCCCGTGCGGGTGGAGAAGGCGGTATTCAGCGGGCTGGCGTCGGCGCTCGCGGTGTTGACCACCGAGCAGAAGGACGCGGGGGCCGTGGTGCTCGACGTGGGCGGTGGGACCGCGGAGTACGCGCTGTTCCACAAGGGGTTGTTGCGTCATTCCGGGGTGCTGGCCGTTGGAGGGGACCACGTGACCAACGACATCGCCCAGGGACTCGACATTCCGCTCAGCCTTGCCGAGGAGCTCAAGGTGAACTTCGGGTCCGTGGGGTCGGGTCCATCGGATGGGCCCGCGGAGCACGCGCTGGCTGGAATCCAGGGACTTCCCGGGCGCCGGGTGGACCTCCAGCGGCTTCGCCGGATCATGGCGCTGCGGTGGGAGGAGACCCTCGACTGGATCGTGCGGGATCTTTCCGAAACCCTGTGGCTTCCCCAGGCGCGTGCCGGCGTGTTCCTCTGCGGGGGCGGGAGCCGCACCCGCGGGCTCGACGCACTGGTTCGCCGGATGTTCCAGCTGCCGGTCTCCCGCGGTCAGATCCGGAATGTCTCCGGCCCGACGGCCGTCCTGGAAAATCCCGAGTTCTCCACGGCGATCGGACTTGTCCGCTACGGCGCCATGCGTGCGCTGCGGCAACCGCGCCGATGGAACTTCCCCCTGTTGCGCGTCTTGTCACCGCGGCTTCGACGTAAAAACTGA